The Egibacteraceae bacterium DNA window CGCGCGGTCCCTCACCGTCTCGACCGTCGGTGTCGTACCGGGCATCCGCCGCCTCACCGAGCTGGGGCTGCCGATCACGCTCGCGGTGAGCCTGCACGCCCCCAACGACACGCTGCGTGACAACCTCGTCCCGCCGAACCGCCAGTGGCCGCTTGCGGTCCTGCTCGAGGCATGCCGCCGCTACCAGGAGACGACCGGGCGCCGCCTCACGTTCGAGTACGTGCTCATCGCGGGCATCAACGACCGGCCCGAGCATGCCGAGCAGCTCGCAGGGCTCGTCGGCGACTTCGGCGCGCACGTCAACCTCATCCCGATGAACCCCACGCCGGCGGTGCCCTGGCGGGCACCGCCCGTCGCCGAGCAGCGCGCCTTCGCCGCGCGCCTCGAGCAGGGCAGGGTGCGGGCGACCATCCGCCACAACCGGGGCGGCAACATCGACGCCGCCTGCGGCCAGCTCTACGCCGACTACCTCCTCGGCAGCGGACGGACGCTGCCTGCCGCGGTCGGCGCCGCCGGCCGCGTCGAGGCCGGCGGGGGCCGGTGACCGCGCCGGCCGGCGCCGACGCCCCGGCCGGGGCCCTGCACGGGACGCGGGGGAACGCCGGTGCGGTCCCCGTCACGATCCTCGGCTCGACGGGGTCGATCGGCACGCAGACGCTCGACGTCGTCGATGCCCACCCCGAGCGCTTCCGCGCGGTCGCGCTCGCTGCGGGCGGCAACGCCGACCTGCTCGTCGCCCAGGCCCGCCGCTTCGGCGCCGATCGGGTGGCGCTGGCCGACCCCGCGGCCGCCGCACGCGCCCGCGAGGCGCTCGGGACGGCCGTGGACGTGCTCGACGGGCCGCAGGCGTCCGCCGAGCTCGCCGCGGCGGCCGGGCCGGAGGGCGTCGTGCTGAACGGCATGGTGGGGTCCCGCGGGCTGCGGCCGACCCTCGTCGCCCTGCGGGGAGGCAGCCGCCTGGCGCTGGCGAACAAGGAGTCGCTCATCGTGGGCGGCCCGCTCGTCACGAGCGCCGCGCAGCCGGGTCAGATCGTGCCGGTCGACAGCGAGCACTCGGCCCTGGCGCAGTGTCTGCGGGCCGGGGCGCCACGTGAGGTCGAGCGGCTGATCCTCACGGCCAGCGGGGGGCCGTTCCGCGGCCGCACCCGCGCGGAGCTCGCCGACGTGACGGTCCGTGACGCGCTCGATCACCCGACGTGGGACATGGGGGCGGTGATCACCGTCAACTCCGCCACGCTCGCGAACAAGGGACTCGAGGTGATCGAGGCGCACCTGCTGTTCGGGATCGACTACGACCGCATCACCGTCGTCGTCCATCCGCAGTCCGTCGTCCACGGCATGGTCGAGTTCTGTGACGGTGCGACCGTGGCACAGCTGTCCCCACCCGACATGCGCCTGCCGATCCAGCTCGCGCTCGGATGGCCGGATCGCCTGCCCGAGGCGCCTGCGCGCATGGATTGGACACGGGCGACCACCCTTCAGTTCGAGCCGGTCGACGCCGAGACGTTCCCCATGGTGGCGCTCGCCGCGGCGGCGGGCCGTCGCGGCGGGGTTTTCCCCGCCGTGCTGAACGCCGCGAACGAGGAGGGCGTCGCCGCCTTCCTGTCCGAACGTCTGGATTTCCTCGGCATCGCCCGCGTGGTCGAGGCAGTCTTGGGGGAAGCCGAACCGCTCGCCGACCCGACCCTCGACGGCCTGCTCGCAGCCGAGGACTGGGCACGCCAGCGGTCGCAGGAGCTCATCGCCGGCCGCGCCGGGTAGGCCGGAGGAGCGGGCGGACCGCGCCGTACCCAGAGGAGCGACATGTACGTCACGATCTTCATCGTGAGCCTCATCGTGGTCATCATGATCCACGAGTTCGGCCACTTCATCTCGGCGAAGGCCTTCGGCATGAAGGCCGAGCGCTTCTTCCTCGGCTTCGGGCCCACGCTCTGGTCGGTGCAGAAGGGCGAGACCGAGTACGGCGTCAAGCTCATCCCCGCCGGCGGGTTCGTGAAGATCGCCGGGATGAGCTCCTACGAGGAGACCGATCCGGCCGATCAGGGACGGCGATTCTTCGAGAAGCCGGCCTGG harbors:
- the dxr gene encoding 1-deoxy-D-xylulose-5-phosphate reductoisomerase, whose product is MTAPAGADAPAGALHGTRGNAGAVPVTILGSTGSIGTQTLDVVDAHPERFRAVALAAGGNADLLVAQARRFGADRVALADPAAAARAREALGTAVDVLDGPQASAELAAAAGPEGVVLNGMVGSRGLRPTLVALRGGSRLALANKESLIVGGPLVTSAAQPGQIVPVDSEHSALAQCLRAGAPREVERLILTASGGPFRGRTRAELADVTVRDALDHPTWDMGAVITVNSATLANKGLEVIEAHLLFGIDYDRITVVVHPQSVVHGMVEFCDGATVAQLSPPDMRLPIQLALGWPDRLPEAPARMDWTRATTLQFEPVDAETFPMVALAAAAGRRGGVFPAVLNAANEEGVAAFLSERLDFLGIARVVEAVLGEAEPLADPTLDGLLAAEDWARQRSQELIAGRAG